In Gracilibacillus salitolerans, the sequence GATAAGATTCGTAATCAGTGTTGAAGTAACAAGATCCTGACGCATACTTGTAGCGATAAGATACATATCAAAGTCAATCGCTCCTACTCCGATTAATTCATCGTTATCTCCATGAATTGCCTTTGCCAAAGTTATCGTCGGCTTCCCTGAAGCTGTATCAATATACGGTTGCGTCCATATTACATCCTCTGGTGATTGTATAGCTTGATTATACCAGTCAGTTGTTGTCGAATCATATTCATTTAAATTTACATCACCATCGGGAACATTGTTTAAATATAAAGCACCATCTGTCGTTCCTAAATATAAATTAATAATATACTCATCGTCATTTTCTTGCTCTGTTAAGTAGCTTTCATAATAATTCGTCAATTTGGGATCATTAACTGTGGGCATGTGTGAATAGTTCGCATCTTGGAGATCAGAAGTGGAAACCTTTTCATAGTTTAATTGTTCTGATTCTGTAAGAGAAATTAGAAACGCTTCGTATTTTTTAAATATTTCTTGGTATTTTGGTGATATTTCTACAATATCATCTTTTTGTATCATTGCTTTTTCTAAAATCTCTGTCTTTTCATAAGCAATGTAACCAACAACTCCCATTGGAATAATTAATAATAAAATCATAATTACGGGTAATTTGTATTTAATTTGCTGAAACCTCTTCATGATTGTCCCCTTCCTTATGTAGTATATAATTCCTCCTTATATATTATCATCTAAGAAGGATTATTACTATAAGTAATACACAAACAGTCCTAAAGTACTAATTAGAAAAAGTACGCTTAGAGTCTAACGACTGTTACGATGCAATACTGGGAAATCGATGAAGGTATGTCTTATTTGATCATTTTTACCTAATAGGTAAATTGATTTTGTGTCGACATTGTTATTCTATTCGATGTGAGCCACACTTTTTTTGCTTCTCCGTCGTTTAGAGCTCTCCTTTTCAACGGGAGCTACCTCTTTTTCACTGCTCCCGTCCTTTAGAATCTTAACCTTTATATTTGAATGTATTTACCTGTGGTTTTTTGAGGAGACTAATCATTTATATGCAATGACAATGCCAAGAGGTTTATGATCCATTTGGGAACTTTCTATTGGTTCTATCAAAGCACCTTTTTGATAGAAGAACCTCTTTTTTTGAAACTGATCAAACATAGACAAAAATTCATTTTCTGTCATTTGATGCACGTGAAATGGAGAACCGCATGATTTTCCCTTACCTTCACCGAACGGCGTTGATAATATCAATGTTCCACCAGGTTTAAGTAGATGATAAATATTTGCCATATATTGATCTTCATCTTCAATGTGTTCAATAGTTTCAAAACTTAAAATAACATCAAAAGTACCTAATTGATCAGGTAAGGTAGGATCTGTTACATCTGCCAGCTTGAAATTAGAAAGTGGGTGATAATAGTTTGCTTTTGCGTATTGAATCGCATTTGAATCAATATCAACTCCGATAATTTCTTCAAGTCCATGTTTACATTTTTTTGCAATCACATGTGCTCCATAACCAACGCCAGTAGCAAAATCCAAAGTTCTACCATATATATGCGGCACAGAAAAATGATAACGTGCTAGGTGTTCTATTAATAATTCATTCGTAATATCCATATTCTCCGGAATAACACGTTCTCCAGTATCCTTTAACAATGTAATCACCGCTTTTTAAATTTTCCTATCAAGCATAACATATAATTCCTATTTGTTAGAACAAATAGAAATTAGTTTTGCTCTCTATTGCACTAATACCCTCTTAGAATATAAGAAAAGCGCAGAGCGCCCGTTTAGAAACGTAGCGACTTCAGAAACAACTGAGATAAAGGAATCACGGTGAGCTTTGCGAAACCGATGATGACTTATCGTAGGGCGATTCGTGAAGTCGCCTAGTTTCTGGGCGCTCGGAGCTAGACAAATACCGAAATTTTATACTTTCTTTCCTACTAAAAAAAGAGATAACAGGTTTCATCTATACCTGTTATCTCTAAAGATTATTTCACTATTAATACTGGACAATGTACTCGTTTTGCGATTTTATGACTGACACTACCTAGTATCATTGTTTGCACTTGATTTAATCCACGACTTCCTACTACCACAAAATCATATTCATTTTTGTTAGCAAAGTCTACAATTGCAGGACCTGGTTCACCATGCACCACATGTGTTTCACATTCTAGACCAGCTTCTTCGATTACTTCCATTACTGGTTTTAATTTTTCTTTTCTTTCTTTTTTTACGTCATACTTATCTAAACCGTGCAATACATCCTCTTTCGATGTTTTGCCATCCACAGCATATACAATATCTATTTTACCTTGATCAATTTGTGCAACTTTCACCGCATGAGATGCAGCCCTAATAGAGTGATCTGAACCATCAGCTGCTAATAATACTCTTTGATACATCCCTTCACCTCATTTACCAATTAATGACCTGAAGCTTTTGATAAGCCACCGATTTTCTTCTTCAATTGTTTACTTTCCGCATTTAACCCTGTATAAGTTACTTTAACATGGTTCTGCTCAAATTTCGACTCAATTTTGTCTAAAGCACCAATTGCAGAATCATCCCATAAATGAGCAAGACTTAAATCAATTTCTACCTCTTCGATATCTTCATTAAAATTAAATTTTGCTACTAAGTCATTAACGGAAGCGAAGAAGATTTGACCATCTACTTTATACACCTTTTTCTTACCTTCAACTGCCACAATTTGTGTCACTTTCACTTTTGAAATTTTAGCCGCAAAGAAAATAGCACTTAAAAGTACACCAGCTAATACACCTTTAGATAAATCATGTGTTACCACTACAGTTCCAACTGTGATGACCATGACAGCAGCATCCGTTCTTGGGACTTTGTGAAGGTTTTTCAACGATGACCAATCAAACGTACTAATTGATACCATAATCATGACACCAGCAAGTGCAGCCATCGGGATTTGAACCACAATGTTTCCTAATACAAAGATCAAAAACATTAAAAATACACCGGCCACTAAAGCAGATAACCGACCACGGCCACCAGATTTTACGTTAATAACGGATTGGCCTATCATCGCACAACCTGCCATTCCTCCAAAGAATCCTGATACAATATTAGCAATACCTTGTCCACGGCTTTCTTTGTTTTTATCACTCTCTGTATCTGTCATATCATCGACAATATTGGCTGTTAATAATGATTCTAGCAAACCTACAATTGCGAGTGATAAAGAATAAGGGAAAATAATAGCTAATGTTTCAAAATTTAACGGAATATCCGGAATTAAAAATACCGGTAGTTCAGAACTTAAATTACCTAAATCTCCGACAGCACGTATGTCAAATCCAAAATAAATAGCTAAGGCTGTTACTACTATGATTGCTACCAAAGTAGATGGGACAGCTTTCGTAATTCTTGGAAAAATATAAATAATCGCTAGAGTTAAAGCAACCAAGCTATACATTACCCAACTTTCACCTTCAAAGTGTTCCAATTGTGAAGTAAAGATGAGAATAGCTAGCGCGTTAACAAAGCCTACCATCACCGAACGTGGTACGAATTTCATTACTGCTGCTAATTTGAATACACCGAACAAAATTTGTAGTACACCAGTCAAGATTGTCGCTGCTAGTAAATACTGCAAACCATGTTCAGCTATCAGCGTAACCATCAACAATGCCATTGCACCTGTTGCTGCAGAAA encodes:
- a CDS encoding class I SAM-dependent methyltransferase produces the protein MLKDTGERVIPENMDITNELLIEHLARYHFSVPHIYGRTLDFATGVGYGAHVIAKKCKHGLEEIIGVDIDSNAIQYAKANYYHPLSNFKLADVTDPTLPDQLGTFDVILSFETIEHIEDEDQYMANIYHLLKPGGTLILSTPFGEGKGKSCGSPFHVHQMTENEFLSMFDQFQKKRFFYQKGALIEPIESSQMDHKPLGIVIAYK
- a CDS encoding universal stress protein, with the translated sequence MYQRVLLAADGSDHSIRAASHAVKVAQIDQGKIDIVYAVDGKTSKEDVLHGLDKYDVKKERKEKLKPVMEVIEEAGLECETHVVHGEPGPAIVDFANKNEYDFVVVGSRGLNQVQTMILGSVSHKIAKRVHCPVLIVK
- a CDS encoding SulP family inorganic anion transporter, producing the protein MNIAKIKQDWFGNVRGDVLAGIVVALALIPEAIAFSIIAGVDPMVGLYASFCIAVVIAFVGGRPGMISAATGAMALLMVTLIAEHGLQYLLAATILTGVLQILFGVFKLAAVMKFVPRSVMVGFVNALAILIFTSQLEHFEGESWVMYSLVALTLAIIYIFPRITKAVPSTLVAIIVVTALAIYFGFDIRAVGDLGNLSSELPVFLIPDIPLNFETLAIIFPYSLSLAIVGLLESLLTANIVDDMTDTESDKNKESRGQGIANIVSGFFGGMAGCAMIGQSVINVKSGGRGRLSALVAGVFLMFLIFVLGNIVVQIPMAALAGVMIMVSISTFDWSSLKNLHKVPRTDAAVMVITVGTVVVTHDLSKGVLAGVLLSAIFFAAKISKVKVTQIVAVEGKKKVYKVDGQIFFASVNDLVAKFNFNEDIEEVEIDLSLAHLWDDSAIGALDKIESKFEQNHVKVTYTGLNAESKQLKKKIGGLSKASGH